The Primulina eburnea isolate SZY01 chromosome 8, ASM2296580v1, whole genome shotgun sequence genome contains a region encoding:
- the LOC140839401 gene encoding AAA-ATPase At5g57480-like, giving the protein MKEIWTTMASIMGVWAFCQSLLHTVFPPELRFASLKFVHRLFSYFSSYCYYDITEIDGVNTNELYNAVQLYLSSSASISGTRLSLTRGLNSSSITFGLSNNDRLIDSYKGIAIEWEHIVTQRQAQTFSWRPLPEEKRGFTLRVKKKNKQLVLGSYLDYVMEKANELRRRNQDRLLYTNSRGGSLDSRGHPWESVPFKHPSTFDTLAMDPLKKSEIMDDLLDFANGESFYQKTGRAWKRGYLLYGPPGTGKSSMIAAMANFLGYDIYDLELTEVNTNSELRKLLMKTSSKSIIVIEDIDCSINLANRNKNGGFAASASVSASRKNNYDVSSLPGSEDTGNTITLSGLLNFTDGLWSCCGSERIFVFTTNHIEKLDPALLRCGRMDMHIHMSYCSFSALKILLKNYLGYDEIDLEKGILEGLEGVIDASEMTPADISEILIKNRRDKRKAIGELLEKLKVKAEKIRLKTRKKDDDGVEEDDEEQEKRALDSPKDGSDDYLQENCIKFQENDGGIHDSGDEKIH; this is encoded by the coding sequence ATGAAGGAGATTTGGACAACCATGGCATCGATAATGGGCGTTTGGGCATTCTGCCAGAGCCTCCTTCACACAGTTTTCCCACCCGAACTACGTTTCGCTTCCCTCAAATTCGTCCACCGGCTCTTCAGCTATTTCTCTTCTTACTGCTACTACGATATTACAGAGATAGACGGAGTAAACACCAACGAGCTTTACAACGCCGTTCAGCTCTATCTGAGCTCTTCTGCTTCGATTTCAGGCACTCGGCTGAGCCTGACTCGGGGGTTGAACTCTTCCTCAATCACCTTCGGTCTATCCAACAACGATCGTTTGATCGATTCGTATAAAGGGATTGCGATAGAATGGGAGCATATTGTTACCCAGAGGCAGGCGCAGACTTTTTCTTGGCGCCCATTGCCGGAGGAGAAGAGGGGGTTCACTCTCCGAGTCAAGAAGAAGAACAAACAATTGGTACTCGGTTCTTATCTTGATTACGTCATGGAGAAAGCTAATGAATTGCGGCGGCGGAATCAAGATAGGTTGCTTTACACCAATTCGAGAGGTGGGTCTTTGGATTCGAGGGGTCATCCTTGGGAATCCGTGCCGTTTAAGCATCCCAGTACTTTCGACACATTGGCCATGGATCCTTTAAAGAAATCTGAGATTATGGATGATCTTCTGGATTTCGCGAATGGAGAGTCCTTCTATCAGAAGACTGGGAGAGCTTGGAAAAGAGGGTATTTGTTGTATGGTCCCCCCGGGACAGGTAAGTCTAGTATGATTGCCGCCATGGCTAATTTTCTTGGATATGATATTTATGATCTTGAGTTGACTGAGGTGAATACTAATTCTGAGTTGAGAAAATTGTTGATGAAGACCAGTTCAAAGTCCATTATTGTCATTGAAGACATAGATTGTTCCATTAATTTGGCCAATAGAAACAAGAATGGCGGCTTCGCCGCCTCTGCCAGTGTCTCTGCTTCGAGGAAAAATAACTACGATGTTTCATCACTTCCGGGCTCGGAAGATACGGGGAACACGATAACACTTTCTGGGTTGTTGAATTTCACTGACGGATTGTGGTCTTGCTGTGGGAGTGAGAGGATATTCGTGTTTACGACAAATCATATCGAGAAACTTGATCCTGCATTGTTAAGGTGTGGGAGAATGGATATGCACATACACATGAGCTACTGTTCTTTTTCGGCTTTGAAGATTTTGTTGAAGAATTATTTGGGATACGATGAGATTGATTTGGAGAAGGGAATCTTGGAGGGGTTGGAGGGGGTGATTGATGCGTCGGAGATGACCCCCGCCGATATCAGTGAAATCCTGATCAAGAATCGGCGCGATAAGCGTAAAGCAATAGGAGAACTGTTGGAGAAGTTGAAAGTTAAGGCTGAAAAAATTAGGTTGAAAACAAGAAAGAAGGATGATgatggagttgaagaagatgatgaagaaCAGGAGAAAAGAGCTTTGGATAGTCCTAAAGATGGCAGTGATGATTACTTGCAAGAAAATTGCATTAAATTCCAGGAAAACGATGGCGGGATTCATGATAGTGGTGACgagaaaatccattga